A single genomic interval of Leptospira montravelensis harbors:
- a CDS encoding DUF1574 family protein has translation MNQKRIYLYPFFIIFFVFLVDKLVCIPELREAGRRAYKSGQNVLVGLPKVWEEDKKLQSENTKVVVVTGTSRSDIFHEWEQIPVNQSTYTGPIYFETRSSIKASEYFLFYLMIQSMTKSGFKPDLLFLEFSEEMLNENNVFSYKSKWQELMLHEDELIDIYPTFNFKYQREILSKLFFLSYNYHFSPTQGVSNWIKGKTANDDTYFIALASYLNKKRPFDPKKIGITLDNFSPQEYKDRIVDYSESQRELLLTNYTFSETEYGFLKKILQHAEEHNIPTVLWEPQVHPYYSQLRKSITGGNLLETFGRPLVNANSKNIRLISLNKGNTNCKTFVDSSHVSPICVPEIADKLLQIAKEIPNFK, from the coding sequence ATGAACCAAAAACGAATTTATTTATATCCTTTTTTCATCATCTTTTTTGTCTTTCTAGTTGATAAACTAGTTTGTATACCTGAATTAAGAGAAGCAGGTAGAAGAGCTTACAAATCTGGACAAAACGTACTGGTTGGCTTACCAAAAGTATGGGAAGAAGATAAAAAACTCCAATCTGAAAATACCAAAGTGGTAGTTGTGACAGGCACTTCTCGTTCTGACATTTTTCACGAATGGGAACAAATTCCAGTAAACCAATCTACTTATACAGGACCGATTTATTTCGAAACTAGGTCTTCCATCAAAGCATCAGAGTATTTTTTATTTTATTTAATGATTCAATCGATGACTAAGTCGGGTTTTAAACCAGATTTATTGTTTTTGGAATTTTCAGAAGAGATGTTAAATGAAAACAATGTGTTTTCTTATAAATCCAAATGGCAAGAGTTAATGTTACATGAAGATGAGTTAATCGACATCTATCCAACATTTAATTTTAAATACCAAAGAGAAATATTATCTAAATTATTTTTTCTTTCCTATAACTATCATTTTAGTCCGACACAAGGTGTATCAAATTGGATCAAAGGTAAAACTGCTAACGACGATACATATTTCATTGCGCTTGCGTCCTATTTAAATAAGAAAAGGCCGTTCGATCCGAAAAAAATTGGAATCACATTAGATAATTTTTCACCGCAAGAATACAAAGATAGAATCGTAGATTATAGTGAATCTCAACGTGAACTTTTGCTAACAAATTATACTTTTTCAGAAACTGAATATGGTTTTCTAAAAAAAATCCTCCAACATGCAGAGGAACATAATATTCCAACAGTCCTTTGGGAACCGCAAGTCCACCCCTATTACAGCCAACTGAGAAAATCAATCACTGGGGGAAATTTATTGGAAACGTTTGGCCGACCATTGGTGAATGCAAATTCAAAAAATATTCGTCTCATCTCCTTAAATAAAGGGAATACGAATTGTAAAACTTTTGTGGATAGTAGCCATGTTTCTCCAATTTGTGTACCTGAAATAGCAGATAAGTTATTGCAAATTGCAAAGGAGATACCAAACTTCAAGTAA
- a CDS encoding TolC family protein, translating into MYSNLFPKQLRVMVCCLVYFSFTVKPIHSESMNSYGVSCKKNSSLVELSHCIVSKHPNFRVEEIKLKEISGRKKIASYYFPSNPVFSSYVATRKGESSGPTFLSGPNAADNFQVMVNQEIFTNGKREISVQIADEEFKAQVIRLESVKRTLEFDALKKIIRYRYLLLEEENSLNSLNLVKELKKVSKARVNEGLAPGIDESLSESEEIRIFKIWNQTHRLSENAKSELEVLLGLPFELEIMPNNYWIFPKELPKEKSELIQMAMQLRPELSLSEKEIELSILRQNEVRRQKIPNVTLGAFAQNDGFNEKVVGGMLSLPLTIWRDYEGETFIATSKVDSSIELKESVSRNIKQEVLFAFTNFIYLSEEIKLYDKTKMERAETDLKNLQEAIQFGKIKIIDAINHQRILLQTKLNYLNTKSEFELSQIELVRVLGLTSDSLEVKP; encoded by the coding sequence ATGTATTCTAATCTTTTCCCCAAACAACTTAGAGTAATGGTATGTTGTTTGGTTTATTTTTCTTTTACGGTGAAACCAATTCATTCGGAATCAATGAATTCCTATGGAGTTTCTTGTAAAAAGAATAGTTCCTTAGTGGAACTTAGCCATTGTATTGTCAGTAAACATCCGAACTTCCGAGTTGAAGAAATTAAACTAAAAGAAATTTCAGGTAGAAAAAAAATTGCTTCCTACTACTTTCCATCGAATCCCGTTTTCAGCAGTTATGTGGCGACAAGAAAAGGCGAGTCTTCTGGACCCACATTTTTATCAGGACCAAATGCAGCTGACAACTTCCAGGTTATGGTAAACCAAGAAATTTTTACCAATGGAAAAAGAGAGATCTCAGTTCAAATCGCAGATGAAGAATTTAAGGCACAAGTGATTCGGTTAGAATCGGTAAAAAGAACTTTAGAATTTGATGCATTAAAAAAGATAATCAGGTATCGTTATTTACTTTTGGAAGAAGAGAATAGCCTCAATAGCTTAAATCTTGTTAAAGAACTTAAAAAAGTTTCTAAAGCAAGAGTCAATGAAGGTTTAGCTCCAGGAATAGACGAATCACTCTCTGAATCGGAAGAAATCCGAATTTTTAAAATTTGGAACCAAACTCATAGGTTATCCGAAAATGCAAAATCTGAGTTAGAAGTATTACTTGGTTTACCGTTTGAATTAGAAATTATGCCGAATAATTACTGGATATTTCCAAAAGAATTACCTAAAGAAAAATCCGAGTTAATTCAAATGGCTATGCAATTGCGTCCAGAACTTTCGCTCTCAGAAAAGGAAATTGAATTGTCGATTTTACGACAAAACGAAGTTAGACGACAAAAAATTCCGAATGTAACTTTGGGAGCATTTGCACAAAACGATGGATTTAATGAAAAAGTGGTGGGTGGAATGTTAAGTTTGCCATTAACCATTTGGCGTGATTACGAAGGCGAAACTTTCATCGCGACTTCAAAAGTTGATAGTTCAATAGAACTTAAAGAATCTGTTTCAAGAAATATTAAACAAGAAGTCCTCTTTGCATTTACCAACTTTATTTATCTTTCTGAAGAAATCAAACTTTATGATAAAACCAAAATGGAACGAGCAGAAACTGATCTAAAAAATCTCCAGGAAGCAATCCAATTTGGTAAAATTAAAATCATCGATGCGATCAATCATCAAAGAATTCTTTTACAAACAAAACTAAATTACCTGAACACAAAGTCAGAGTTTGAATTATCTCAAATTGAACTCGTTCGTGTTCTCGGCCTTACTAGCGACTCTTTAGAGGTCAAACCATGA
- a CDS encoding efflux RND transporter periplasmic adaptor subunit, translating to MKKQIIILLSSILLVFISIYYWKIRESNSVSEIAGETKDVVKILEGNRKNLPLEIEVAKTESIETKIELIGETEAVPDAIIDVPARISGRITSVSFVEGDSVKKGQKLATIDSPELAKLRSAYLVAKSKYNAAEQNLNRINSLVKMNLAAKQELIDAESNLKVIESEKISAEENLRANGLVIDNSASGVYHVFSPRSGLALSRNAIPGSIVLGNQILTTIAELSQLWFQAKIFENDLKYLSEGIPGKIILNAYPDSEFEGILEHIGEKVDPESRTVHARLVFKNKNRKAKIGLFGKAVLSVNGRLGIHILEEAIQSYQNKKFVFVETKTNEFKWNEISTGITTDGKTEIISGINEGDRVVTKGAFELKAILFKSTFGGE from the coding sequence ATGAAAAAACAAATCATAATACTACTTAGCTCAATTCTACTTGTATTCATTTCAATATATTATTGGAAGATTAGAGAATCAAATTCCGTCTCTGAAATTGCAGGAGAAACTAAAGATGTTGTGAAAATTTTGGAGGGAAATAGAAAAAATTTACCTTTAGAAATTGAAGTAGCAAAAACCGAATCAATTGAAACTAAAATTGAACTCATTGGTGAAACAGAAGCAGTACCCGATGCGATCATTGATGTACCAGCAAGAATCTCAGGGCGAATTACCTCTGTTTCCTTTGTGGAAGGTGATTCCGTTAAAAAAGGCCAAAAATTAGCAACCATCGATTCGCCAGAGTTAGCGAAACTAAGATCAGCTTATTTAGTAGCAAAATCTAAATACAATGCAGCAGAACAAAATTTGAATAGAATTAATTCATTAGTAAAAATGAATTTGGCCGCCAAACAAGAGCTTATTGATGCTGAATCAAATCTAAAAGTTATAGAATCTGAAAAAATTTCAGCAGAAGAAAACTTACGTGCGAACGGACTTGTCATTGATAATTCTGCTTCCGGCGTCTATCATGTTTTTTCTCCAAGATCTGGACTAGCATTGTCACGAAACGCAATCCCAGGGTCTATTGTTTTAGGAAATCAAATCCTAACAACGATTGCAGAACTCTCTCAACTTTGGTTCCAAGCGAAAATCTTCGAGAATGATTTAAAATATCTCTCAGAGGGAATCCCTGGTAAAATTATACTAAATGCATATCCCGATTCTGAATTTGAAGGCATCTTGGAACATATAGGTGAAAAAGTAGATCCCGAATCCAGAACTGTCCACGCTAGGTTAGTTTTTAAAAATAAAAACCGCAAAGCCAAAATAGGATTGTTTGGCAAAGCAGTTTTGAGTGTAAACGGTAGATTAGGTATCCATATTTTAGAAGAGGCGATCCAATCTTATCAAAATAAAAAATTTGTATTTGTTGAAACTAAAACTAATGAATTCAAGTGGAATGAAATTTCAACAGGTATCACTACAGATGGGAAAACGGAAATCATTTCTGGAATTAATGAAGGTGACCGTGTAGTAACCAAAGGAGCCTTCGAACTCAAAGCAATTCTCTTCAAATCTACATTTGGTGGAGAATAA
- a CDS encoding efflux RND transporter permease subunit has translation MEFLTKIVQVSLHNRLLVLIITALLVFGGFYSLNHLKVDAVPDITNVQVQVITTSPALSTLEIEQYITLPVERAITGIPNLIEVRSVSRYGFSLVTAVFADGTDLWKSRQLVSEKLTEASENIPAIFGKPVIGPITTGLGEVFQFTLESEFHSQMELTTYLNWYINPSLKTVPGIVEVNSFGGKTKQYQVIVDPFKAASLGVSLNQIVNAVQNNNLSTGSGYIEKSGEQLIVGSDGLLKTTTDFEKIQVGKMGDGFPIYLSSIATIVEGPRLRKGAATASGKAEVVGAVTLMLLGENSLEVTTAVKDKISQIEKTLPTGMKIKPYYDRSIMVKNTLKTIVWNLSEGAILVIIILFLMIGDFRSGLVIASVIPLAMLFAITLMFLRDLPANLMSMGAIDFGLIVDGAVILIENSHRRLGLKRKELKRDLTDEEQKETILTATIEVRKATIYGEIIIGIVYIPILTLSGTEGKMFIPMATTVLFALLGAFFLTLTLIPVLASYFLKGGHIAEGETKFFQKIHNWYTPKLDYCLRESKKVTYSTIGILILSIVLFFRLGGEFLPKLDEGNLLIEISRYPSTTLTESLQSSMKIEKAILKEISEITEVVSRTGSPELAIEPMGVEKTDMYLDMKPRSEWNLTKQEIESKLQEIIERVTPQVAYGLSQPIEMRNNEIMAGIRADVGIKIFGDDLIQLKTLAEEISTKIKHVPGVVDLRIEQLYGLEYLRIKPNREKLARYDQSILDVNRVTESISSGVPAGIVYEGMKRFDITVKTDVSANPEQIKNIPVKVGNKTFAPLHELSEIQIEDGPVQIYHQNQNRYALVQFNIRGSDMVSTVNAVQTVLQKEIKFPSGYHYTTGGEFEKFESATQTLYVVVPIILLIIFLILYFAFNEVSAAIIIFLNVPFAITGGIFALYLRGLPFSISAGVGFIALFGIAVLNGLVLISFIRDLEHSGMKKEEAIKEAAISRLRPVLTTAFLASIGFIPMAISTSPGAEVQRPLATVVIGGLVSASALTLFVLPLVYLKFAAKKVFMLSKEA, from the coding sequence ATGGAATTTTTAACAAAAATTGTTCAAGTATCTTTACACAATCGGTTATTAGTTTTAATTATAACCGCATTACTCGTATTTGGTGGATTTTATTCACTTAACCATTTAAAAGTAGATGCAGTTCCTGACATTACAAATGTTCAAGTTCAGGTCATCACAACCTCACCTGCGTTATCTACATTGGAAATTGAGCAGTACATTACTCTGCCAGTAGAAAGAGCCATTACAGGAATACCCAATTTAATTGAAGTTCGATCTGTTTCTCGTTACGGTTTTTCCCTTGTTACAGCAGTATTTGCCGATGGAACTGATTTGTGGAAAAGTAGACAGTTAGTAAGTGAAAAACTAACCGAAGCCTCCGAAAATATTCCAGCTATTTTTGGAAAACCAGTGATTGGCCCAATCACCACAGGCCTTGGAGAGGTTTTTCAGTTTACCTTAGAAAGCGAATTTCATAGTCAAATGGAACTCACTACCTATTTAAATTGGTATATCAATCCATCACTCAAAACCGTTCCAGGAATTGTAGAAGTAAATAGTTTCGGTGGAAAAACCAAACAATACCAAGTGATTGTGGATCCTTTTAAAGCTGCTTCTCTCGGTGTCTCTCTAAATCAAATTGTAAATGCAGTACAAAATAATAATCTTTCCACTGGTAGTGGATATATTGAAAAATCCGGCGAACAGTTGATTGTTGGTAGTGATGGATTATTAAAAACGACAACTGATTTTGAAAAAATCCAAGTTGGAAAAATGGGAGATGGTTTTCCCATTTATTTAAGTAGCATTGCCACAATTGTAGAAGGTCCTAGGTTGAGAAAAGGTGCAGCGACTGCTTCTGGTAAGGCCGAAGTGGTAGGAGCCGTAACACTGATGTTACTGGGAGAAAATTCATTAGAAGTAACAACGGCTGTAAAAGATAAAATTTCCCAAATCGAAAAAACTCTACCAACAGGTATGAAAATAAAACCCTACTATGATCGATCGATTATGGTAAAAAATACATTAAAAACCATTGTATGGAATCTTTCGGAAGGTGCCATTCTAGTAATCATTATTCTATTTTTGATGATTGGTGACTTCCGGTCAGGTCTTGTGATCGCTTCGGTCATTCCTCTTGCTATGTTATTTGCCATTACATTAATGTTTTTACGGGACCTCCCGGCAAACTTAATGTCTATGGGAGCAATAGATTTTGGACTGATAGTCGACGGAGCAGTCATATTGATTGAAAACTCACATAGACGATTAGGATTAAAACGAAAAGAATTAAAACGAGATCTTACCGATGAGGAGCAAAAAGAAACCATTTTAACCGCTACCATCGAAGTCCGGAAAGCCACTATTTATGGAGAGATCATAATAGGAATCGTTTACATCCCGATTCTTACATTAAGTGGAACAGAAGGAAAAATGTTCATTCCAATGGCTACAACCGTACTATTTGCACTTCTCGGTGCATTCTTTTTGACACTGACTCTAATTCCAGTACTTGCATCCTACTTTTTAAAAGGCGGCCATATTGCCGAAGGAGAAACAAAGTTTTTCCAAAAAATTCACAACTGGTATACTCCAAAATTGGATTATTGCCTAAGAGAATCTAAAAAAGTAACCTATTCTACAATCGGTATCCTAATCCTTTCTATTGTTTTATTCTTCCGATTAGGTGGAGAATTCCTTCCTAAATTAGATGAAGGAAATTTACTAATCGAAATTAGTCGGTACCCATCAACCACATTAACAGAATCTTTACAATCTTCTATGAAAATAGAAAAGGCTATTCTTAAAGAAATCTCAGAAATCACAGAAGTGGTTTCAAGAACAGGTTCTCCGGAATTGGCTATAGAACCAATGGGTGTCGAAAAAACAGATATGTATTTAGACATGAAACCTAGGTCAGAATGGAATTTAACCAAACAAGAGATTGAATCCAAACTACAAGAAATTATAGAAAGAGTGACACCTCAAGTTGCATATGGTCTATCCCAACCTATTGAAATGCGTAACAATGAAATTATGGCAGGCATTCGAGCAGATGTAGGAATCAAAATATTTGGTGATGATCTAATTCAGTTAAAAACATTAGCGGAAGAAATATCCACAAAAATCAAACATGTTCCAGGAGTTGTCGATTTGCGGATCGAACAATTGTATGGCCTAGAATACCTGCGAATAAAACCTAACAGAGAAAAGTTGGCTAGATATGACCAATCCATACTTGATGTAAACCGCGTCACAGAATCTATATCATCAGGTGTTCCTGCAGGTATTGTTTATGAAGGTATGAAACGTTTTGATATTACAGTTAAAACAGATGTAAGTGCAAATCCAGAACAAATTAAAAATATCCCAGTGAAAGTGGGGAATAAAACTTTTGCTCCATTACATGAACTATCGGAAATTCAAATCGAAGATGGTCCCGTACAAATTTACCATCAAAATCAAAACCGCTATGCCCTAGTTCAATTTAACATTCGAGGAAGTGATATGGTAAGTACAGTAAATGCCGTACAAACCGTACTACAAAAAGAAATAAAATTTCCCTCTGGTTACCATTACACGACAGGTGGAGAATTTGAAAAATTTGAATCTGCAACACAAACACTTTATGTTGTTGTACCGATTATACTCCTTATCATTTTTTTGATTCTCTATTTTGCATTTAACGAAGTATCTGCGGCTATAATTATATTCCTTAATGTTCCATTTGCAATCACGGGTGGAATTTTTGCTCTGTATCTCAGGGGTTTGCCATTTAGTATTTCTGCTGGAGTAGGTTTTATTGCTCTCTTTGGAATTGCTGTGCTCAATGGACTTGTGTTAATTAGCTTTATTCGTGACTTAGAACATTCGGGAATGAAAAAAGAAGAAGCTATAAAAGAAGCCGCCATTTCAAGGTTACGTCCTGTACTCACAACAGCATTTCTTGCATCAATTGGGTTTATTCCAATGGCAATTAGCACATCACCAGGTGCAGAAGTCCAAAGACCTCTTGCTACCGTAGTAATTGGAGGGTTAGTTTCTGCAAGTGCCCTAACCCTTTTTGTTCTACCTCTCGTTTATTTGAAGTTTGCTGCAAAGAAAGTTTTCATGCTATCGAAAGAAGCATAA
- a CDS encoding dienelactone hydrolase family protein: MKQLISIFTLVLAIQCASVPTAQLPVKTTVTGTPVEYKLDGKLYEGYLATDSSLTGKRPGVLVIHEWWGLNEYPKQRARQLADLGYVAFVMDVYGKGIIAKDHVEAGKLSGANGDPKIILKKIYKAIDILKSNPNVDVSKIGAIGYCFGGGGVIELALDGADLKGGVVSFHGFLGSKNLATGAKKIKSKVLVHHGADDPFVPKASVETFIKTVTDAKAPVIFVSHPGAVHGFTRPGSEKHGLPGLAYNEKADYASFDSMKTFFAANFK; this comes from the coding sequence ATGAAACAACTTATTTCTATTTTTACACTCGTATTGGCAATTCAGTGTGCGAGCGTGCCAACAGCGCAACTTCCCGTAAAAACAACGGTCACAGGAACTCCAGTGGAATATAAATTGGACGGGAAATTGTATGAAGGATATCTCGCCACAGATTCTTCCCTTACCGGAAAACGTCCTGGTGTTCTTGTGATTCACGAGTGGTGGGGATTAAACGAATATCCAAAACAACGTGCCAGACAGTTGGCCGATTTAGGTTATGTTGCCTTTGTGATGGATGTTTATGGAAAAGGAATTATTGCCAAGGACCATGTGGAAGCAGGAAAACTTTCTGGTGCCAACGGTGATCCCAAAATCATACTTAAAAAAATCTACAAAGCAATCGATATCCTAAAATCAAATCCCAATGTTGATGTGAGTAAAATTGGGGCCATTGGTTATTGTTTTGGTGGTGGGGGTGTCATTGAACTAGCATTAGATGGTGCTGATTTAAAAGGTGGAGTCGTTTCCTTTCACGGTTTTTTGGGTAGCAAAAATTTGGCAACTGGAGCCAAAAAAATTAAAAGTAAGGTTTTAGTGCATCATGGTGCAGATGATCCTTTTGTACCTAAAGCTTCGGTGGAGACTTTTATTAAAACAGTGACAGATGCAAAAGCTCCCGTAATATTTGTTTCTCATCCAGGAGCAGTACATGGATTTACTAGACCTGGTTCCGAAAAACATGGGTTACCTGGTCTAGCATATAATGAGAAAGCAGATTATGCTTCTTTCGATAGCATGAAAACTTTCTTTGCAGCAAACTTCAAATAA
- a CDS encoding acyl-CoA dehydrogenase family protein, with translation MIQSNYFQTNEDLKEHFYDLIDWNEIVPLYENHFSDSKQYAENNNPRLEYAPSNVDEAKAFYEEILKSCGEISGMYVSQVAGVVDSKGLKFENGNVIHPQEMVDVIKMYHDAGLGPAAFKRKYGGLGTPSIIKAIIAELMYRSDSSITIAVGSMGLAAILEVCATDEMKEEWIPKLISGNYTVTMGLSEPDFGSDLPNITTKAIKKDDKWYLNGTKRFQTVACGINGSPGITLTLARTGTQESGARGLSFFIVENKNYAVQGIEKKLGIKASATCETVFENSEGHLVGKEGFGLVKYVMGMLNGARLSVSSQGTGIVTAAYEEALKYAKERIQFGKPIYEIPAVRRILDRMERELAGMRCLMVEAAYSVDKYYWYEDGRITTAEESKTGKFWEKVANTLTPISKYYNSEMCNDLVYDGLQVLGGAGYTEDYDLSRLYRDARITNIYDGTTQIQVNAAIGGITSGMSATGTFRTYLDHLAKGSEANAKLAEIRNLFESIVETYKAIEDQQRKEAHSFEVVESAARVVVGYLMERAKNKSANRKELRSQWCKDFHTDSLAILSANKIKLS, from the coding sequence ATGATTCAAAGCAACTACTTTCAAACTAACGAAGACCTAAAGGAACACTTTTACGATTTAATCGATTGGAATGAAATTGTTCCTCTTTACGAAAATCATTTTTCAGATTCCAAACAATATGCAGAAAACAATAATCCCAGATTAGAATATGCACCATCTAATGTAGATGAGGCGAAAGCTTTTTATGAAGAAATCCTAAAATCTTGCGGAGAAATTAGCGGAATGTATGTTTCTCAAGTTGCTGGTGTGGTCGATTCCAAAGGATTAAAATTTGAAAATGGTAATGTTATTCATCCGCAAGAGATGGTAGATGTAATTAAAATGTATCATGATGCAGGGCTTGGACCTGCCGCCTTCAAAAGAAAATACGGCGGACTGGGAACTCCAAGTATCATCAAGGCGATCATCGCTGAGTTAATGTATAGATCTGATAGTTCCATCACTATTGCTGTAGGAAGTATGGGGCTGGCGGCAATTTTAGAAGTATGTGCCACTGATGAGATGAAAGAGGAATGGATTCCGAAATTGATCTCAGGAAATTATACAGTCACAATGGGTCTATCCGAACCAGACTTTGGATCCGACCTACCCAATATCACAACAAAGGCTATTAAAAAAGATGATAAGTGGTACCTGAACGGAACCAAACGATTTCAAACTGTTGCTTGTGGAATCAATGGAAGCCCCGGAATTACGCTCACACTGGCAAGAACAGGAACCCAGGAAAGTGGGGCCAGAGGACTATCATTCTTCATCGTAGAAAATAAGAATTATGCAGTACAGGGAATTGAAAAGAAACTTGGGATCAAAGCATCAGCCACATGCGAAACTGTTTTTGAAAATAGCGAAGGTCACTTAGTTGGCAAAGAAGGATTCGGACTTGTGAAATATGTAATGGGAATGCTCAATGGAGCCCGTCTCAGCGTATCCTCCCAAGGAACAGGAATTGTCACTGCGGCATATGAAGAAGCTCTTAAATACGCCAAAGAAAGAATTCAATTCGGAAAACCCATTTATGAAATTCCTGCCGTGCGTCGTATTTTGGACCGAATGGAAAGGGAACTGGCAGGAATGCGTTGCCTCATGGTAGAAGCTGCCTACTCCGTTGATAAATATTATTGGTATGAAGATGGTCGAATCACGACAGCCGAAGAATCCAAAACGGGAAAATTTTGGGAAAAGGTAGCAAATACACTTACTCCAATTTCCAAATACTATAACTCAGAAATGTGTAATGATTTAGTATACGACGGATTGCAAGTATTAGGTGGCGCAGGATATACAGAAGATTATGATCTCTCTAGGCTTTATAGAGATGCAAGAATCACCAATATCTATGATGGCACAACACAAATCCAAGTGAATGCTGCCATAGGTGGTATTACATCTGGTATGAGTGCCACTGGTACATTCCGTACCTATTTAGATCATTTGGCAAAAGGTTCAGAAGCCAATGCCAAACTTGCGGAAATTCGAAATCTATTTGAATCTATTGTGGAAACATATAAAGCCATTGAAGACCAACAAAGAAAAGAAGCACATAGTTTTGAAGTAGTAGAGTCCGCAGCGCGAGTTGTTGTTGGATATCTAATGGAAAGAGCAAAAAATAAATCAGCAAATAGAAAGGAATTACGCAGCCAGTGGTGTAAAGATTTTCATACTGATAGTTTAGCAATCCTATCTGCTAACAAAATCAAACTGAGTTAA
- a CDS encoding fatty acid desaturase family protein: protein MKTISKKLNKEEIEAFGNEVDALREEVMAKVGKEDADHIRFIYKTYRYTEILGRGLIHFSFEPISFVAGTLLLSLSKIINNMELGHNVLHGQYDWMNDPRFNSRTFEWDIVSDAHQWKFYHNYMHHTYTNVLNKDHDYGYNFTRLTEGQKWKPVHLTQPFTNLFLAMNFQWGIGAHGFRVEHLEIPKKQRNKRSLKDFKRVFFKKIELQVVKDYLLFPLLAGLNFPKIILGNMIANLIRNLWTYAVIFCGHFTENAESFSTEEIVGETKAQWYLRQLKGSSNLDGSKFFYTMTGHLSHQIEHHMFPGMPAKRYREVAPRLKEICAKYGQHYNTGSFVKQFASVWKRIIAYSFPDSIAGKLMGNKKVYLEPKPMKTQPSFQVSLPMEEKSVTLT from the coding sequence ATGAAAACGATTAGCAAAAAATTAAACAAAGAAGAAATCGAAGCATTTGGCAATGAAGTAGATGCCTTGCGAGAAGAAGTTATGGCAAAGGTAGGCAAGGAAGATGCTGATCATATCCGTTTCATCTATAAAACATATCGTTATACTGAAATTTTGGGTCGTGGTCTCATCCATTTTAGTTTTGAACCAATATCGTTTGTAGCCGGGACATTGTTACTTTCCTTATCTAAAATCATCAATAATATGGAACTTGGTCATAATGTCCTACATGGACAGTATGATTGGATGAATGATCCGCGTTTTAATTCAAGGACTTTTGAGTGGGATATTGTCAGTGATGCACACCAGTGGAAATTTTATCACAACTATATGCACCATACTTATACTAACGTATTAAACAAAGACCATGATTACGGTTATAATTTTACACGATTGACTGAAGGACAAAAATGGAAACCAGTACATCTAACACAGCCTTTTACAAATTTGTTTCTTGCTATGAACTTTCAATGGGGAATTGGTGCACATGGTTTCCGTGTTGAACACTTGGAAATTCCTAAAAAACAAAGAAATAAAAGATCCTTAAAAGATTTTAAGAGAGTTTTCTTTAAGAAAATTGAACTACAGGTTGTAAAGGATTACTTATTGTTTCCATTACTTGCAGGCCTTAATTTTCCAAAAATCATTTTGGGGAATATGATTGCGAATTTAATTCGTAACCTTTGGACCTATGCAGTGATTTTCTGTGGTCACTTTACTGAAAATGCGGAATCCTTTTCTACCGAAGAAATTGTTGGTGAAACTAAAGCACAGTGGTATTTGAGACAACTCAAAGGATCTTCTAACTTGGATGGTAGTAAGTTCTTTTATACAATGACTGGACATTTGAGTCACCAAATAGAACACCATATGTTTCCAGGTATGCCGGCCAAACGTTACCGTGAAGTAGCTCCTCGTTTGAAAGAAATTTGTGCTAAATATGGCCAACACTACAATACAGGAAGTTTTGTGAAACAGTTCGCTTCTGTATGGAAACGAATCATAGCTTATTCATTTCCCGATTCTATTGCAGGAAAATTAATGGGAAATAAAAAAGTTTATTTGGAACCAAAACCTATGAAAACACAACCCAGTTTTCAAGTTTCCCTTCCTATGGAAGAGAAATCCGTTACTCTCACTTAA